The genomic window GCCtacgaaaccctgtggggcagttctaccttccagagtcgctgtgagtctgtATCCACTGGAGGGCATCCAACAACCACTCCCTCAATTCTTCTCCATCATGCAGGTCCCAGCGATGCCCACCAGATGGCAGGAGAGGCCCgcaggtgtgagtgggctgtttCTGCACTGCCTGGACCACAGTTTAAGTTTCTGCCAAGGcagaagttaattttttttttaaagctatttttaaaCGATCCTCTTTCAGTTGTCTGTGTATCCTATTAACTCAGGCCATAGGttttgggttttgatttttttcttttcccccaaaaaGTAAGTTTTATATGTTCAAGTGTCATGAAGtccagctcttaaaaaaaaaaaaaaaaagttgcatattcttcttcagcttcagtGTGAGGACTTCCCTAAAGTCTAttgaaatggcaaaaaaaaaaaagcaacgttAACATAAAAGGCTTTATTTTGTACTTTGCAGTTACTTtacaggagcccctgggtggtgcaaatggttgaagGATTcacttactaaccaaaaggttggcggttggaacccatccagtaggctcctcagaagaaaggcctgactatctgctcctgaagggtcacagccttgaaaaccttatggagcagttctactttgtacccatggggttgccatgagtcagaattgacttgatggcaactggtttgtttgatTAAGCATTTTACAAGCTTGCCCCATTTCAGCAACCCTTATGTACTAGTTTTAGGGCAGCCGTAACACATTACCACAAATtagatggcttaaaacaacataaattttttCCATAACATCTCTGGAAGTCagaaggctgaaatcaaggtgttagcaggactgtgctcctctaggggagaatctctcagctccaggtgttccttggcttgtggcagcattaCTCccctctctgcctccatcttcacatggccttcttccctctgtctgtGTGCCCATATCTCCTTCTCTTTTCCCTTGTAAAGACACCAGTCATTAGATTTAGGGTCACTTTAATCCAATATGACTTCATCTTAAGGGATCACATCTACAacgaccctatttccaaataaggtcacatttgcTGGTATCCTGTGTTAGGATTGAACATCtctttggtggggggggggagggttaCACAATTTAACCCACACCACCAGCTGTGTGACCAGGAGTGAGTCTCTTGCCCTTTCTGTGCTCAGCTGATGCAAGGAGGCAGTGTGCAGAAGAGCCCTCGACAAGTTTCGGCCATACCATCTCGAGATGATGGAATTTTGACCTCAGAAACAGGCTGCCTGCAAGTGTTAGAGGCTGGACCCTAGAGTTCAGACCAGGCCTTTCCTGGCCTCTGACTCCTCTCCTGGAGCATAGGGCCTGTAGGCCCTCTGAACTCACAATGAGTAACTGACACACCCTCGGGATGCTGCTGGTGACATTACAAACCCTAGTTTTAGAAAAGGAAGTTGAggctggaggtgatgccctggttctgaattcaggacacttgGGCCCCACTCTTGTTGGCTTTACGTGGTGCCCTGTAGACAGCCCCAGGGGCATCTGCCTTCCTCTACGCCCCAGCTGGAATCTCAACTCACTCCCAGGGGCTGACACTTCacacattgctgtaaaaaaatcagcatagcatgcttatgaaaatgggggcggggggagtgcTGGCAAACAAACGTGGAAgtcacacattatttgtgtaaaaatacagtagttaattagggaaatgcaaatcaaaaccacaatgagaacaCTGCACACATATTAGGATGGCAAAtatcaaaaagacagacaataacaagtgttggggatgtggagaaattggaaccctcattgtCTTGACAATGTAAAACTGTGCAGCCGCTATGGAAtatagtctggcagttcctcaaaatgctaaacacagagttaccatacgACTCAGCAATTCCCAttccaggtatatacccaagagaactgaaaacatattCACAAAATCTTGTGAACAAacctcatagcagcattattcataatagccaaacagtagaaacaacccaaacatcCATCAACTTCTGTGGTGTATCCATAGAACTTggatattatttggccataaaatggaatgaagtactgccacatgctacaacataggtgGATCTTGAAAAAATTATGCCAAGTCAAAgacgccagacacaaaaggccacatgctgtgtgatcccatttatataagATGTCTGGGTAGGCAAATCCCTAGAGATCACTGGTGGCCAGGGGGCtaaggggagaggggagggagagtgaCTGCTGATGGCTATGGGTTTCCTTCTGGTGTGATGAAAATGGCCCTGGAattagtgatgatggttgcataacCTCTTATACTGAAATCATTGGATTTTACACTTTAAAAGAATGGATtttatagtatgtgaattatatctcaataaagccattctacaaaacacacacacacctagaTATGCAAATAAGGACACATggacacacaaacacacgtgcACAGGTGAGCACACACGCCTCACAGAAGCAGCGCCTCTGGCCTCTGCGTGGAGGACCCAGAAGCTGCCCCAGGGTCCCAAATCCATTCCACCAACACTCTGGGGCACCTCTGTGATTCTCCCCCACCATCCGCTGCCATGGAAGACTGGCCTGAACCCCATGCTCTCGGGGCTTCTGTGGAAAAGCACCCAGGGGGCCAGGAGTCAGCCAGCTGCCTGGGGAACACGTAAatgaatgtgtgtgcatgtgcttaTATATGAGAGTGAATGTAAGAGTGTGACTAAATGTGTCTATGTGTATGTGAATGCATGTGACTAATTAACCATGTGCTACTTGCGTGTGAGTgaatgtgtgactgtgtgtgaaaGTGTATGTGAGGGTGTGTATATAAAAGTGTCAATGTGTATATGGACGTGTACATGAGAGTAAGTGAATGTGTAAGTGTATGTGTGACTGTGTGTAACCATGTGTTGCGTGTGTATGAACATGTGTCGTATGAGTGTGAGTGAATGTATGTATATGGTTGTACATGGTCCACGAGTAAGTTTATGTGAATGTGTCAGTGTGTGATGAATGTGACTGAGTATAAATGAGTGTGCATTTGAGAAGGTGTTAGTGATGTGGGGTTGGGCTAGGCAGAGGGCTCAGGGCTGGACAATCAGGAGCCGTCTCAGAGATAAAGCACAGACAGGAGGCAGATTTGGCTATTCAAATTAACTGATACAGCCCAGGGAGTGCCTTGTGCACAAAAGCAACTCAGTGAAGATGTGGTTTATTATTACAATTATTGGGGGTGGGCTCCTGGGGCTGTGCCTTCAACAACAGAAGTGTGATGGCATAAGACTGCGaggaaggccaaagaagtgaaAGCAACCAGTGCTGCCCGCAGAGCAAAGCCCAATCCAGTGCATGGTGCAAAGTGATGAAATGAGTCTCAGCAAGGAAAAGCAAAGGATTCCTTGGATTAGGATACCCATGGTGTGTCCACCAGTGGTCAGAAGATGGAAAGGGGGTGTTTACACAGAATGtctagaacagacaaatctgtagATAAAGAAAGTAGCTTAATGGTTGCCAGGGCTGGGGGGGAAGGGAAGGATGGGAATTGACCGCTGATAGGTTCAGGGTTTCttgttggggtgatgaaaatgttctggaactagatagtggtgatggttgcacaactctgtgaatatactaaaaaccactgaattacaCTTTAAAAGGGCAAACTTTATGGTATGTCAATATAGCAATAAGAATGttaaacataaagagaaaaaagaaatggaaggggGACCCGACAGAGGGGCAAGCCCCAGCAAAGAAGACTGAAATGGGGAGAGCCTCTGAGGTGGCCAAAGGAGGGTGGGAGGTGAGGTGCCGCGCCCCCAGGAGGTGGGACATGAGGCATCGCTGGCGGCGGGACACCGGAGCTATTCCCTGGAGTGGAGCTTCCGGTGCTGGAGGAGGTAGGAGCTGTATCGAAAGGCCTTGCCGCACTCGCCACAGGTGTAGGGCTTCTCGCCCGTGTGGATCCGCTGGTGCTGGGCAAGGTGCGAGCGCTGAATGAAGGCCTTGCCGCATTCCAGGCAGGCGTAGGGCTTCTCGCCCGTGTGGATCCGCTGATGCTCCACGAGGTAGGCGCTCACACTGAAGGCCTTCCCGCACGCCGGGCACTCATAGGGCTTCTCGCCCGTGTGGATCCGCTGGTGCTGGCTGAGCTGCGAGCTCTGAACAAAGGCTTTGCCGCACCGGCCGCACGCGTAGGGCCTCTCCCCACTGTGCGTCCTCTGGTGGGTGACGAGTGCAGTCTTCCACATGAAGGTGCGCCCACAGTCGCCACACGCGTAGGGCCTCTCGCCCGTGTGGATCCGCTGGTGCTGGCTGAGGTCCGAGCTGCCCTTGAAGGCCTTGCCGCAGTCCAAGCACTCGTAGGGCTTCTCGCCCGTGTGGATCTTGTGGTGCTCAATGAGGGTGGAGCTCTGTCCAAAGGCCTTGCCGCACTCGATGCACCGGTACGGCTTCTCACCGCTGTGCATCCTCTGGTGGCGGATCAGGGGCGAGCTCCACCGGAAGGCTTTCCCGCACTCCTGACACTGGTAGGGCTTCTCCCCAGTGTGAATGCGCTGGTGTTTCCGAAGGTCCGAGCTCCCCCGGAAGGCCTTGCCACACTCCCTGCATTTGTAAGGCTTCTCCCCGGTGTGCGTCCTCTGGTGCAGTGTGAGGGTGGAGTTCTGAATGAAGACCTTCCCGCACTCGCTGCATTCGTAGGGTTTCACACCAGTGTGGATCCTCTGGTGCTCGATAAGGTTGGACCGGCACCGGAAGACTTTCCCACATGCGCCGCACAGATACGGCTTCTCCCCGGTGTGAGTCCTCTCGTGCACCGTGAGGGCCGAGCGCTGCTTGAAGCCCTTCCCGCACACACTACATCTGCAGGTTTTCCCGCTCACACAGGCTGCTTGCAACTCGGCTGGCTCCCGAGCCTGCTCAAAGCTTCCTGCATGTGTGATTAACACAGGAGCTTTCTCTTCCATGGCAACACTGTCTGGTTTGATGGAGCTGGAAGGCACCCTAGCACTTCTCACAATTTCAAAGCCCCCAGAGCATCTTCCCCCACTAGGGGTTTCCATGTCCAGGACTGACTGTGGTTTAAAATCTCCTTCCTGGAAAAACAATTGTTCTTCCAAGTCTTTGGCAGAATTTCTGTTCTGGTTCCTGGAATGGGCCTCGGATGTGTGGATGTCTGTTGAGGGCAAAGCCTGGTAAGACCTCTTCTGTTCCCACCTACATAACCATTACTATCCTGGCGACTGACTGCAGGTCTTTGGATTAGCCCTGTGGCCACCTGCCTTAATCCCAAAGTAACCAAGGTCACAAATGTTGACTTTGTTGGCTTTTTctacactgaaagaaaaaaaaaatcgaaagGATTGTTTAAGTGGATAGAATTACTGGTTCAAATCTTTACCCCTCCTTGACCATATTTTAAGGTTCCTCTCActaaaggaaggagccctggaggcacaataGCGAAGTACTCCACTTGACTGCTAGCTAAAAGGGCCATtggaaagatgtggtgatctgctcctgtaaagattatagcctagaaaatcctatggggcagttctactctgccacatgggatggctatgagttgaaattgactcaacagcactcaacaacaacaacccactaAAGGCTATGTGGATGTCCCACTCTTTCCTTGATTTTGCATTTAGGCCCCCTTTCCTGGGGATATCTAGGGTACATGGCTCAAATCCCAACTCTGTTACCTCTtcactgtatgaccttgggcaagccacttaacCTCTCAGTGCTTCAGTTGCCTCTATAAGATGGAATGGTAACAGCATCCCCTCTTAGAGTTGCTGCAAGGGTTCAGTGAGTTGGTACATGCCAAGCtcttagcacagagcctggaacagaggaaatgctcaagaaaaCTCAGCTGTTATTCTTATCACCCTCTTCTCTCTCCCTGGGAGGCCTCACATACTCCCACTGCCCAACAGCTGTAGACCAACCCCTCACGCCAGACCTCAGTCCTGAGTTTCAGGCCTAGCCAGTCAGAGGCCTGGGGCCCATCCCTACAGATGTAGGTCCCAGTAGCACCCAAGTGCCAAatgcacagcagaactgcctagCAGCACATGCACTCTAGAAAAGGTTGTACAATTGGGGTTGACTCCCAATTTCCTTATCTGGTTCCTCCAACCTGCCCTTGACCAGTGTCTGTATCACATCAGCCAGAATGCTGGGGCTGCTCAACCTTCTTGTTTCTCTCCCTCCCACTTGACTCCTCAGACCCACCACATCCATCTCTTGAGCTGTGCTTGACTTTCCCCTGCTTTCGCCATGCACACTGCTGCTGCCCCACCTGTCAAGACTCTCCATTGGTCTCCTGGCTTTCAGCCTCTCTGACCTCCTCTCCTGTTACCCTCCCCTGTGCTTGCCCAGCCCCATGAACAGTTTTCTTGCTGCTCCTCAAACACACCACCAGGCTTGTTTCCACCCCAGGGCTTTTGGTTTTGCAATACTGTCTGCTGAGCCCAAGTGAGGGGACCCAGGCCATAGTAAAATGGAGacgcactgttatggattgaattgtatccccaaaaatgtgtgtcaacttggctaggccatgattctcagtattgtgtgactgtccaccattttgtcatctaatgtgattttcctatgagttgtaaatcctgcttctgtgatgttaataaggcaggttagaggcagttatgttaatgaggcaggactcaatctacaagattaggttgtatcttgagtcaatctcttttgagatacaacagagagaagtgagcagaaagactagagaacctcataccaccaggaaacaagagccaggaaaatagcacgtactttggacccaaggtccctgtacTGAGAGGCTCCtcacctggggaagattgatgacaaggacctttccccagagctgacagagacagaaagccttcccctggggctggcaccctgaattcagacttttagcctcctaaactgtgagagaataaagttttctttgtcaaagccatccacttgtggtatttctgttatagcagagctagataactaagacactcacaCACCACTTCTCCAAACATATGGAAGTTATAAATCAGGTTAATTCACTGTGAAACAAAGCATGTTCTAAAACTGATTGTGGTGATAGCTGCCcagctctgtgaatatactacaaaccactgaattatacatgttaaATGGATGAACTCTACGGTATATAAATTctcaaaagatatttaaaataataaattttaaaaaagtaagaattaaaacaaatacataaagataactttaaaataataaataacaaaagtaaaatgaacattaaaaaataaaaattagaaataaaataatatgtaaataataaactgaagaaatagtacataacaaataaataatattaaataagtcaataaaatataaataaaaaataaaaatacataaaataataagttaacaataaataaaatacaaatatgttaagataaataaaataaacagacaagaagtaaataatgaaaaataaataattactaaataataaataaaatgcaatcatataaataaataaaaattgatgacataaaacaaataacaaatataaaaataataaataaaaaataacttaaacatacagtaaataaatataaataaaaataaaaaatatattaaatgatAAGTAAAATAACTGCataatgaataaatataaata from Loxodonta africana isolate mLoxAfr1 chromosome 11, mLoxAfr1.hap2, whole genome shotgun sequence includes these protein-coding regions:
- the LOC100673355 gene encoding zinc finger protein 501-like, translating into METPSGGRCSGGFEIVRSARVPSSSIKPDSVAMEEKAPVLITHAGSFEQAREPAELQAACVSGKTCRCSVCGKGFKQRSALTVHERTHTGEKPYLCGACGKVFRCRSNLIEHQRIHTGVKPYECSECGKVFIQNSTLTLHQRTHTGEKPYKCRECGKAFRGSSDLRKHQRIHTGEKPYQCQECGKAFRWSSPLIRHQRMHSGEKPYRCIECGKAFGQSSTLIEHHKIHTGEKPYECLDCGKAFKGSSDLSQHQRIHTGERPYACGDCGRTFMWKTALVTHQRTHSGERPYACGRCGKAFVQSSQLSQHQRIHTGEKPYECPACGKAFSVSAYLVEHQRIHTGEKPYACLECGKAFIQRSHLAQHQRIHTGEKPYTCGECGKAFRYSSYLLQHRKLHSRE